One region of Thalassophryne amazonica chromosome 16, fThaAma1.1, whole genome shotgun sequence genomic DNA includes:
- the LOC117527751 gene encoding LOW QUALITY PROTEIN: tryptase-2-like (The sequence of the model RefSeq protein was modified relative to this genomic sequence to represent the inferred CDS: inserted 2 bases in 2 codons; deleted 2 bases in 1 codon) has product MASSKLLTVFLLVFNIEGLFGDGVKTSIIGGNDAKQGDWPWMVYILATDGKKEWSCGGSIVSNRWVLTAASCFDEQLNVNVHRSMVWVGAHSLLKGGVRYMGITYVIQHPQYQRHAGGYVNNIALLRLKXKIDLSNLVKAISLPNSHDTFDSKSECWITGWGSIKNGVPLGGKKILQELKIAIISQSDCKAVYPTLTDNMLCAGDMNGGKDACTGDYGGPLVCTRSGRLVQVGIMSYGSPQXCGLPRSPGVYTKVSDYLNFINNYIQSDVETSAEV; this is encoded by the exons ATGGCTTCTTCCAAACTGCTCACTGTGTTCTTACTGGTCTTCAACATTGAAG GTTTGTTTGGTGATGGTGTGAAGACCTCCATCATTGGAGGAAATGATGCAAAACAAGGGGACTGGCCGTGGATGGTTTACATCTTGGCTACCGACGGGAAGAAGGAGTGGAGCTGTGGCGGCTCGATCGTCAGCAACCGGTGGGTGCTGACTGCAGCAAGCTGCTTCGATGA ACAGCTGAATGTGAACGTGCATCGCTCAATGGTATGGGTCGGCGCGCACAGCCTGCTGAAGGGGGGTGTGCGTTACATGGGTATAACTTATGTGATCCAACACCCTCAGTACCAACGTCACGCGGGcggctatgtcaacaacattgccCTGTTGAGACTGA AAAAAATTGACCTTTCAAACCTGGTCAAGGCCATCAGTCTGCCCAACAGTCATGACACCTTCGATTCCAAATCGGAGTGCTGGATCACCGGCTGGGGCAGTATTAAGAATGGTG TCCCACTGGGTGGTAAAAAAATCCTTCAGGAACTGAAAATTGCCATCATCTCGCAGAGCGACTGTAAGGCTGTGTATCCGACGCTGACTGACAATATGCTGTGTGCAGGAGACATGAATGGAGGGAAAGACGCCTGCACT GGAGATTATGGTGGTCCACTGGTGTGT ACCAGATCTGGAAGGCTTGTGCAAGTGGGCATCATGAGTTATGGGAGTCCTC GGTGCGGTCTCCCAAGAAGCCCTGGTGTCTACACCAAAGTATCTGACTACCTGAACTTCATCAATAACTATATCCAGAGTGATGTGGAAACTTCTGCTGAGGTTTAA